The following coding sequences are from one Gossypium raimondii isolate GPD5lz chromosome 4, ASM2569854v1, whole genome shotgun sequence window:
- the LOC105780681 gene encoding 15-cis-phytoene desaturase, chloroplastic/chromoplastic, translated as MPLTLPPSSSFSFLSPTAKSTHSHRFFTIPHASTTQLAPKPPPVIKTAPVIVIGAGLAGLAAATRLNSDNIPFLLLEASDGVGGRVRTDVVDGFLLDRGFQIFITAYPEAQKLLNYNELNLRKFYSGARIYYDGKFHTVADPLRHFSDSLLSLGNPIGSVLDKLLIALTRVRVLSNSYEEIMSADEVSTIQLLKNIGFSDSMIGRFFRPFFGGIFFDPQLETTSRLFDFVFKCLALGDNTLPAKGIGEIPNQLAAKLPSDSLLLNTKVVSVDSDDSNSPSVTLESGEILKSELGVIMAVEQPAVDKILAGKKQPPPPPGQRKKPARSTVCLYFSMDQDQVPVQDPVLFLNGSGKGIINNMFFATNVAPSYGPSNKALASVSLIGLYENTADDDLRAEVIKELSGWFGASKVESWRHLRTYRIGFAQPNQSPPTDLMKNPNIGPGLYLCGDYMTSATFDGALVSGRRAVEALLKDRALALV; from the coding sequence atgCCTCTCACTCTTCCGCCATCTTCAAGCTTCTCTTTCCTCTCTCCCACCGCCAAATCCACCCACAGCCACCGTTTTTTCACTATTCCCCATGCATCCACCACCCAACTCGCCCCCAAGCCTCCGCCGGTCATCAAGACAGCTCCCGTCATCGTCATCGGAGCCGGCCTCGCTGGCCTCGCCGCTGCTACCCGTCTCAACTCCGATAACATCCCTTTCCTCCTCTTAGAAGCTTCCGATGGTGTTGGTGGTCGCGTCCGTACCGATGTCGTCGATGGTTTTCTCTTGGACCGTGGCTTCCAAATCTTCATCACTGCTTACCCGGAAGCTCAAAAGCTGTTAAATTACAATGAATTGAATCTCCGGAAGTTTTACTCCGGTGCCAGGATTTACTATGATGGTAAATTCCATACTGTTGCTGATCCTTTGCGTCATTTCTCGGATTCCCTTCTGTCCCTTGGAAATCCCATTGGGTCTGTTCTTGATAAGCTGCTTATCGCTTTGACGAGGGTTCGGGTTTTGAGTAATTCCTACGAGGAAATTATGAGCGCCGACGAGGTTTCGACAATTCAATTGTTGAAGAATATTGGTTTTTCGGATTCGATGATCGGAAGGTTTTTTAGACCCTTTTTTGGTGGGATTTTTTTCGACCCACAGCTTGAAACTACTTCGAGACTCTTCGATTTCGTCTTCAAATGTCTCGCTCTCGGCGACAACACTCTTCCGGCGAAAGGAATCGGCGAAATTCCAAACCAATTGGCAGCAAAACTGCCGTCCGATTCACTCCTGTTGAACACCAAAGTGGTTTCCGTTGATTCCGATGACTCGAATTCACCGTCGGTAACATTAGAGAGCGGCGAAATCCTCAAGAGCGAACTCGGGGTAATAATGGCGGTTGAACAACCGGCAGTGGACAAGATTTTGGCGGGAAAGAAACAACCGCCGCCGCCGCCGGGTCAGAGAAAAAAACCAGCCCGAAGTACGgtttgtttgtatttttcaaTGGACCAGGATCAAGTTCCGGTTCAAGACCCGGTCCTGTTTCTCAACGGTTCAGGTAAAGGAATAATCAACAACATGTTCTTCGCTACAAATGTAGCTCCATCATATGGCCCTTCGAACAAAGCATTGGCGTCGGTATCGTTGATTGGGTTGTACGAGAACACCGCCGATGATGATCTAAGAGCTGAGGTTATTAAGGAGCTTTCGGGTTGGTTCGGAGCTTCAAAAGTCGAGTCATGGCGGCACTTAAGAACATATAGAATCGGTTTTGCACAACCGAACCAATCACCACCTACGGATTTGATGAAGAATCCCAACATCGGACCGGGTTTGTATTTGTGTGGTGATTATATGACTTCGGCTACCTTTGATGGAGCTCTGGTTTCAGGTAGAAGAGCGGTGGAAGCTTTGTTAAAAGACCGGGCATTGGCTCTGGTTTAA
- the LOC105778808 gene encoding beta-xylosidase/alpha-L-arabinofuranosidase 2 encodes MISVFENRAPKVFFILGFLICFSLISVRVVGQVSPAVFACDATKDRKVVHYGFCNASLGRDARVADLVRRLTLQEKILNIVNGAGNISRLGIPKYEWWSEALHGVSNVGPGTNFSSLVPGATSFPQVILTAASFNTSLFEAIGKVVSTEARAMYNVGLAGLTFWSPNVNIFRDPRWGRGQETPGEDPLLSSKYGSSYVKGLQQTDDNADPSRLKVAACCKHYTAYDLDNWKGVDRYHFNAVVTQQDMDDTFDPPFKSCVIDGNVASVMCSYNQVNGKPTCADPHLLAGVIRGQWKLNGYIVSDCDSVEVFFDDQHYTKTPEQAAAKAILAGLDLNCGSFLGQHTAAAVKKGLLKESDIDNAITNNFATLMRLGFFDGDPRKQPYGKLGPKDVCTAENQELARDAARQGIVLLKNTAGSLPLSSAAIKTLAVIGPNANVTKTMIGNYEGIPCKYTTPLQGLTASVATKYLPGCSNVTCGNAQVKEAKKLAATADATVLVMGIDQSLERESFDRVDLRLPGQQPLLIKEVAKVAKGPVILVIMSGGGFDISFAKHNDKVTSILWVGYPGEAGGAAIADVIFGYYNPSGRLPMTWYPQSYLDKVPMTNMNMRPDPPKGYPGRTYRFYTGETIYSFGHGLSYSKFSHKIVKAPQTVSIPLDDDHVCRHSLDCNSVEAVEQLCKKSVTFDIHLRVQNKARHGGSHSVLLFVTPPSVHNSPRKHLIGFEKISLKGKSGTLMRFKVDVCKDLSVVDELGRRKIALGQYVLHVGNFKHTLSLRI; translated from the exons ATGATCTCTGTTTTTGAAAACAGAGCACCTAAGGTGTTTTTCATTCTTGgctttttgatttgtttttcattGATCTCGGTTCGAGTCGTGGGGCAAGTATCGCCGGCTGTTTTCGCCTGCGATGCTACGAAAGATCGGAAGGTCGTGCATTACGGCTTTTGCAACGCGTCGTTGGGGAGAGACGCGAGGGTGGCTGACTTGGTACGAAGGCTCACATTGCAGGAGAAAATTCTGAACATAGTGAATGGTGCTGGGAACATTAGTCGGCTCGGGATACCGAAATACGAATGGTGGTCCGAGGCTCTTCACGGGGTCTCTAACGTCGGTCCCGGCACCAATTTTAGCAGCTTGGTTCCGGGAGCGACAAGCTTTCCTCAAGTCATCTTGACAGCGGCTTCCTTCAACACTTCTCTCTTCGAAGCCATTGGCAAG GTGGTCTCGACGGAGGCTCGAGCAATGTACAATGTTGGGTTGGCAGGGCTaacattttggtcacccaacgtTAACATATTCCGAGACCCGAGGTGGGGAAGGGGCCAAGAGACACCGGGAGAGGACCCATTGCTGAGCAGTAAATATGGTTCAAGTTATGTCAAAGGTTTGCAACAAACAGATGATAATGCCGACCCTTCTCGACTCAAGGTGGCCGCATGTTGTAAACACTACACTGCCTATGATTTGGATAACTGGAAAGGGGTCGACCGCTACCATTTCAATGCTGTG GTAACGCAACAAGATATGGATGATACATTTGATCCGCCATTCAAGAGCTGCGTTATTGATGGGAATGTGGCGAGTGTTATGTGTTCTTACAATCAGGTTAATGGTAAGCCAACTTGTGCAGACCCTCATCTTCTTGCTGGGGTCATTCGAGGCCAATGGAAATTAAATGGGTACATAGTTTCGGATTGTGACTCGGTGGAAGTGTTCTTCGATGACCAGCACTATACCAAGACACCTGAACAAGCTGCTGCCAAAGCAATTTTGGCAG GGTTGGATCTCAACTGTGGATCATTCCTCGGCCAGCACACAGCAGCTGCAGTGAAGAAAGGGCTTTTGAAAGAATCAGACATCGATAATGCCATCACTAACAATTTTGCTACTTTAATGAGACTCGGGTTCTTCGACGGTGATCCTCGAAAGCAACCTTACGGTAAACTTGGCCCGAAAGATGTGTGTACTGCAGAGAATCAGGAGTTGGCTCGTGATGCTGCGAGGCAAGGGATTGTGTTGCTCAAAAACACTGCTGGGTCGTTGCCTCTATCGTCCGCTGCTATCAAAACCTTGGCAGTAATTGGACCCAATGCCAATGTCACCAAAACCATGATCGGAAATTACGAAG GCATTCCATGCAAATATACAACACCATTGCAGGGTCTAACAGCTTCAGTGGCAACAAAATATCTGCCTGGCTGCTCCAATGTGACTTGTGGCAATGCCCAAGTAAAGGAAGCGAAGAAACTAGCCGCCACAGCCGACGCCACCGTGCTTGTGATGGGCATTGACCAATCCCTCGAAAGAGAAAGCTTCGACAGAGTTGACCTTCGTTTGCCGGGACAGCAACCACTTCTCATAAAAGAAGTTGCAAAGGTTGCCAAGGGACCTGTGATTCTTGTAATAATGTCGGGTGGAGGCTTTGATATATCGTTTGCCAAACACAATGACAAAGTTACAAGCATCCTTTGGGTTGGTTACCCTGGTGAAGCTGGTGGAGCTGCCATTGCTGATGTGATTTTTGGTTATTATAATCCAA GTGGAAGGCTTCCAATGACATGGTATCCCCAATCATATCTTGATAAGGTCCCAATGACAAACATGAACATGAGACCAGATCCCCCTAAGGGGTACCCGGGAAGAACCTATAGATTCTACACTGGAGAAACGATTTATTCATTTGGACATGGGCTAAGCTACTCCAAATTCAGCCATAAAATAGTCAAAGCACCTCAAACTGTATCCATCCCCTTGGACGACGACCACGTTTGTCGCCACTCGTTGGACTGCAACTCAGTCGAGGCCGTCGAACAACTTTGTAAAAAAAGCGTAACGTTTGACATACATTTGCGAGTTCAAAACAAGGCAAGGCACGGGGGAAGCCACTCGGTTTTGTTGTTCGTCACTCCCCCATCGGTGCACAACTCGCCTCGGAAACATTTGATCGGGTTCGAGAAAATTTCTTTGAAAGGGAAATCAGGGACATTGATGAGATTTAAAGTGGATGTTTGCAAGGATTTGAGTGTAGTTGATGAACTTGGAAGGCGAAAGATTGCATTGGGACAATATGTGTTGCATGTGGGGAACTTTAAACACACATTGAGCTTGAGGATTTGA